A window of Bacteroidota bacterium genomic DNA:
TGAGCTATGTTTTAATCTATCTTCTTTATCAGATTATAGTTATTCTGACAGCCGGACTCTGGGAGCTGGATTCTGTTTTATACTATTATGATCTTGCTTTCAACGATTTTTCTCCTAAATGGACCCGTTTCAACATCATCGTGATCACGATATCAGGCCCGGTGGTTTGTCTGGCGGTAGGTATTTTACTGTACTTCAAAGTGTTCAGTATGAACCGGGTGCGGGGTTATACCCGGCTTTTTGTTCTCTGGCTTTCTTTTCATGCGATCAATCATTTTTTAGGTGCTCTTGTATCAGGAATCAGCACCGATGAAGGCTTTGGATACGTGGTAAACTGGCTGTATGTAATTACCTTTTTTAAGTTATTGCTGGCATTGCTGGCATTGTTCATGCTGGGCATCATAGGTTACTTTTCTGCCGGCCGCTTCCTTGAAACCGGTATGGCAGCAGGAAAGACCTCCCCAAACGAAAACCGGGCCATGATCTTACGGCAGGCAATTATTCCCTGGATCCTGGGATCGCTGCTGATCATACTGGTGAAAATTCCCAACAATTTTAATTTTCCTTATGAAACCATCATGTTTGCCACGATGGGATTTTTGCTGGTACCCATGTATTTCAACAGGGATGCTGCTCCCAGATCATGGATACTGAAGAATTACCGTCAGCGGCATTCGTTCCGCTGGCTATTTTTCCTGCTAATGCTTGCGTTTTTATCCTTTTTCAGGATTGAACTCGACAGAGGATTACACTTTGATATAAGTATAGATATATCATTTTCTATAAAACGCGCCTGAAAAGCAGTTTTCTTAGCGAAGTGTAAAGGTGGTATGACCTATCACGTTATCGTCGGCAAAGATATCGACATGATACGTACCAATATCAATGGGCTGACCCTCATACTTCTTAAACCAGTAGAGGCATAGGTCCATGGCTTCATTCCGGTAATCGATCTCTTCCTTCATGGAATATTGGATAGGTTCGCCCTGATATATAAAGGTATAGTCCTGGGTACGGTCTTTCGTCAGGATTTCCTTATCCGGTCTTGCTATTCTGACATAAACCTCTTTGATTCCAGGGGTTAGGATCTCATTTTTACTGATGGTAAAGCAAACCTTGATCTTATCAAGACGGGTAGCCTTGTCGGTAACCTTATCACGGCTGCCACCCCCGCGTGAACGAATGCCTTCCACGGTTATATTATATGCCTGCAATACAGACGCTATCCCTACCTTTTCCTGTAACATCTCCTTATCTTTCATTACAAGGTCTTTCTCACGTTTGACCTGCTGAAGGTCTTTGCGGATCAGTTCGTTCTCCTCCGATAAGGCTTCATTAACGCGGTAAAGTGAATCCATCTGCCGAACATAACCCTGTGAGACTTCCTGGAGCCTGGCAAGTTTCTTCTTGATCTTGTAATACTCCCACTGTGTGTCGAGCAATTTCCGGATTTCTATGGCATTGGCCTGAATGACACTGTCTTTAACGGTAAGAGAATCGGCAAGTTGACCATATTCAAGCTTGACCTTTTCGTGTTCCCCCAGCAAGGAATCGAGCTCATTGGTAAGTTCTATCCTTTGCTGCTCCTTCTCATTGAGAAGATTATTCAGTTTCGATTTGCTGAGAAAAAGCCATATCACCAAAGCAGCAACGACTATTAGCAAAAGGATCAGAAAGATCTGATACTGCCTGACCTTTCCTTTCATGCGCTGGTTTCCGGGTTGTGTTTTGAAATTTTCTTCCTGGGTGTTCATAAAGCTTCCTGTTATTAATTGGGTTAACTGTTTTACAAAACCATGAAAGGCTGTTTTGCAAAATTAAAATAAAATAACAGGAATAAAAATAGATAACATGATATCGGCAGACAATTACAAAAAGTTGCACGTTACAAGTTACAAGATGCAGGTTACATGTTACAAGTTACAGGTCACAACTCTCACTTATCACACACACTCAAACTACCTGCAACCTGAAGCCTGAAGCCTGAACCAATATGAGAATCCTGCCAAAATTTGACAAGATTTTCAATTACACCTTTTCTTCGCTCCCTTTCAGTTTCCAGTTCTCATAAGCCCTTTTAGCACCATAACCGGCAGCAAGGGCTAAAAAAATAAGCAATCCTCCTTCAATGCTCGCGCCACCACCGGGAACATTACCTGACGAACCATGGCCGGGCGGAGGTGGAGGTGGAGAAGAACTATAAGCAGGTTGCTGATACAGAGAAAGCACAATAATGGCTAAAATGATTAAAAGACTGGTTAGCGTACTTTTCATGACTACACGTTTGGCTTTGATTACGATAACTTATCTGTAAAGTTAACCCAACTTTACGCATGCAAATATATGAAAAAAAATCCCTTATTTTGAAGTTGATAAAAAAAAACTACACAATTGTCTGAAAAAAAGTATTATGTCGTTTGGAAAGGCCGGAATACCGGGGTTTTTGAAAACTGGAAAGATTGTTTCGAACAGGTCGGAGGATTCGAAGGTGCTCTGTACCGATCATTCAGCGACAAAGAAGACGCTTTAAAAGCTCTGGATAGTTCTCCATGGAAATACATTGGAAAAGCCAATCAAAAGGCAGGGAAGACCAGAGACAAAAAAAAAGCCTGCGGCAACCCGGTTATTCCCAGCATTTCTGTCGATGCTGCCTGCAGCGGGAATCCCGGTACCATGGAATACAGAGGCGTAGATACCGCATCTGGAACGGTCTTGTTTCATGCCGGCCCTTTTCCCAATTCGACTGTCAATATCGGGGAGTTCCTTGCCATTGTTCATGGGTTGGGATATTTGCATAAGCAGGGAAGTACCATTCCTTTGTATTCCGATTCAACGACTGCCCTCACCTGGGTAAAAAACAAGAAGGTTAAAACAACCCTTCAACCTGGCAAAGGCAATGAAAAAAGCTTTGAATTATTGGAAAGAGCGCTTATCTGGCTGCAAAACCATAGCTATCCCAATCCTCTGTTCAAATGGGAAACCGAAGCATGGGGAGAGATCCCCGCGGATTTTGGCCGCAAATAATCCGGCTTCTGCCACGGGATCTTACGATTTTGCAATTTTTAAGCTATCTTTACGTTGACTATCCTACGTTATGGATCTGATCATTGATTTCGGTAATACTTTAACAAAAATTGCCATTTTTAAAGGCAATACGGAAGTATTTCTCCTGGCCGTCCCCAATATTGAACAGGAAGAGCTTAAACAAATCCTGAATCGTTTTCCTGTAAAAAGGTCCATCATTTCCTCTGTCAGGAACCATCCTTCCTGGATAAGCCATTTCCTGGAAAAGCATAGCCTGCATACCGAACTGGATGAAAACACGCATTTACCCTTGCAAATCGGATACTCCACCCCGGAAACACTCGGAAAAGACAGGCTGGCAGCGGCTGTGGCCGGACATATGCTTTATCCCGATAATGATGTGCTTGTGATCATGGCCGGTACCTGCCTGACCTATGACTTTGTCAACAAACAAGGAGTTTATTCAGGAGGAGCCATCTCACCAGGGATGAAAATGCGTTTCCGGGCTCTGCATGAATTTACCGATAAACTTCCATTATGCAAGACAAAAGATAATATACCATTAACAGGAACAACCACACACGAGTCTATTCAATCGGGCGTTGTGAACGGAATGTTAGCTGAAATCAATGGAATTATCGATCAATATCGAAAAATTTACAATAATTTAACAGTAGTTTTAAGTGGCGGGGACCTTAATTATTTTGATAAAAAGCTAAAAAATAACATCTTTGCAGTCCCAAACATCGTACTACGTGGTTTAAAAAATATATTGGATTCCCATGCAATTGAACAAAGGCAACCTTAGCCACATCCTGATCCTGTTTGTGATCCTTCTGTCTTCTGACATGATAGCACAGGTCAGGATAAGTTCCCCATATTCATATTATGGCGTGGGTAATTTAAGATCGGATAGTTACAATACCGTTTTGATGTCGATGGGAGGCATACGCAATGCCGTTAATTCCGGCAATATGATCAATATTTTCAATCCGGCAACCTATATTGTTTTTGACTCTTCCACCTTCCTTTTCGAAGGTGGCGTGTTGTCGAGCCGCCGGACCTTGAAAAATATCAATACCTCCGAAAATGCCAGTTACGCCTCCCTCAACCACCTGCTGTTCGGATTTCCGGTCTCAAAAAGGTTTAAGGCAAGTTTTGGGATCGTTCCTTACAGTGACGTGGGATATAATATCCTTACACAGCAATACCTGACCAATATTGGAAAAACACAAATACAATACGAAGGAAACGGAGGCATCACCCAGGTTTTTGCCGGAACAGCCGTTAAAATAACAAAAAACCTTTCCCTGGGTGCAAACGCATTCTATAATTTTGGTACCATAGAGAAATCCAGGAATATTTTCTTTCCGGATTCCATCGACACGTACATAAATGCACAGATGGATAATCTCTTTCGGGTTGGAGACTTTAGCTTCAGTTTCGGTATGTTGTACCGTAAAGTCATGAAGAACAAACAGATCATTTCCGCAGGATTGACCTATTCTCCGCAAACCCGTCTGAAGACCAGGCGAGAGTATCTTGCCAATACATTCATTGGTTCCTACAACGGTGTTGAATACTTTGGCGATACAGTGGTATACGATAAGGAGCACAGCGGAACCATCACCATCCCCATGCAGGCAGGTGCCGGTATTACACTCGAAATGCCCCTGCACTGGAAGATCGGGATAGATTTTAACTGGCAGGAATGGTCGAAATACGAAGCTTTCGGATATAAAGATTCACTGAAAAACAGCTGGAGCATTGCCGTTGGCGGAGAATATATCCCGGATATTGACGCTCTCCGATCGTATATGAAAAAGATCAGGTACAGGCTTGGATTCAAATATGGCATGTCGAACATTTATCTGAGAAACAATCATCTGAATGAAATTGGCATAAGTTTTGGATTTGGTTTACCGGTTTCAAGATCCAGCTCTATGCTTAACTTCGGTTTTGAAATAGGTAAATTCGGAACGACAAATAATAACCTCATCAGGGAAAATTTTGTTAAATTTACCCTTGGGATCACTATCCATGAAAATTGGTTTATAAGAAGTAAATACAGATAAACATAAATATACGGAAAGACATGAAAGCAAAGATTCTTTCAATTCTCATTACGCTGATCCTGTTCCTAACGGCAGGCATTGTTACAGCCCAGGATGAAGAAACCGGCGAAGAAGCCGGAACGGGCCTGAATATTCCCAAATATGGTGAAGACAGCATTACCTGTATCACAAACCTTTCCTTATACCTTGAGTCATTCAAACAATGGAAAGCAAGCAAATTTACCAATGCTTCGGTAAAAGACGCCCTAAAACCCTGGAGATGGGTCTTCATGAACTGCCCTGCCTCCCGACAGAGTATTTACCTCGATGGGATAAAAATAGCTGAATGGAGAATCAAGAACGAAAAAGACGCTGCACGCAAGGAAAAACTTATTGACACCCTTTTTATGATATACGACCGCCGTATAGAATATTTTGGCAAGGAAGGTTATGTGCTTGGCCGCAAAGGAGTTGATATGTATTCCTATCGCCCGGAAGCCTTTGAACAGATTTATGATATCCTGAAACGCTCCATCGAACTCGATGGTAACGACTCTTATCCCGATGTGCTGGTATTTTACATGAGGGCCACCAAAAAAATGATCGATGAAGGTAAAGCCGGCCCCGATATTATCTTCGATAACTATGACCAAAGCTCTAAAATCATCGATTATAATATTTCACGTTACGCTGATGACGAACGGAAAAAAACCAACTGGGAAAATGTGAAGGGTAATATTGATCTTACTTTCGAGCCTTACGCTACCTGTGAAGCGCTTATTGAGATCTATGGCAAAAAATTCAAAGAATCACCAGAAAATACCGACCTGCTGAAAAAGATTACAAAGATCATGGACAAGAAAAAATGCACCGATGATCAGTTGTATTTCGATGCTACACTTAAGCTTTATGAATTGGAACCCAATGCTGAGTCAGCTTATCTTATCGGAAAAATGCTGACAAAGAAAGAGGATTATCAGGAAGCAGTCAAATTTTTGA
This region includes:
- a CDS encoding tetratricopeptide repeat protein, with the protein product MKAKILSILITLILFLTAGIVTAQDEETGEEAGTGLNIPKYGEDSITCITNLSLYLESFKQWKASKFTNASVKDALKPWRWVFMNCPASRQSIYLDGIKIAEWRIKNEKDAARKEKLIDTLFMIYDRRIEYFGKEGYVLGRKGVDMYSYRPEAFEQIYDILKRSIELDGNDSYPDVLVFYMRATKKMIDEGKAGPDIIFDNYDQSSKIIDYNISRYADDERKKTNWENVKGNIDLTFEPYATCEALIEIYGKKFKESPENTDLLKKITKIMDKKKCTDDQLYFDATLKLYELEPNAESAYLIGKMLTKKEDYQEAVKFLKEGEKLDNPDDVADSYLLLASAYKQLKNYPLARSYAMKSLDLRPNDGHPLILIGDMYAESASSCGDNEFTKKVAYWAAVDKYYQAKRIDPEMAELANSRIASYSSYFPPIENIFFNNLNEGDEFTVECWINEKTTVRAAAQ
- a CDS encoding ribonuclease H family protein encodes the protein MSEKKYYVVWKGRNTGVFENWKDCFEQVGGFEGALYRSFSDKEDALKALDSSPWKYIGKANQKAGKTRDKKKACGNPVIPSISVDAACSGNPGTMEYRGVDTASGTVLFHAGPFPNSTVNIGEFLAIVHGLGYLHKQGSTIPLYSDSTTALTWVKNKKVKTTLQPGKGNEKSFELLERALIWLQNHSYPNPLFKWETEAWGEIPADFGRK
- a CDS encoding type III pantothenate kinase, producing MDLIIDFGNTLTKIAIFKGNTEVFLLAVPNIEQEELKQILNRFPVKRSIISSVRNHPSWISHFLEKHSLHTELDENTHLPLQIGYSTPETLGKDRLAAAVAGHMLYPDNDVLVIMAGTCLTYDFVNKQGVYSGGAISPGMKMRFRALHEFTDKLPLCKTKDNIPLTGTTTHESIQSGVVNGMLAEINGIIDQYRKIYNNLTVVLSGGDLNYFDKKLKNNIFAVPNIVLRGLKNILDSHAIEQRQP